The nucleotide sequence TCGTAGTGAACCAGCACGGTGTCGGTGGCTTTCGGGCTTTTCCCCGTACCTTCGGTGATCACTTTATATTGCAGACCGCTGGCGGTCACGATCACGCCTTCTTTCTTGGCGTTATCTTCCAGAAACTTTTCTCCTTTAGCGAGAGCGATGTCAGACATGGTGGTCAGTTGGATTGAGGTTGGATTAAAAAGGGAGGTGAGTTTAGCTCCCAAACCACGTCACGCAACCCTGCCCTCCTCACAAACCGAACGCCTCGGGCAACAACTCCGCCATCGTCTTCGTCACAGGTTGGCCATTGTGTAAATAAGTGACCGGCGTCTGCCCGTCAGGAAGGGAAAACTCGGCAATCACCTGTCGGCAGGCACCACAGGGGGGAAACTCATGGCCTAGGCACACCACACTTAATTGAGCGATCTTCATCCCCGCGCCTTCTGCCGCGACGGCTTGAAAGATGGTATTTCTCTCCGCACACACCGTCAGGCCGTAGCTGGCGTTTTCCACATTGCATCCCAGGTAAATCCCTCCGTTCACCGTCTCCAACGCACACCCCACGTGGTATTTAGAATAGGGAGCATATGCTTTCTCAGCAGCCGCGTGAGCTTGGGGCAAGAGGTCTGGCATGGGCAGGACTATGACACAAAAAAGCGGAGACCGGTAGCAAGACCTGTCTCCGCGGGATGAATCGAAATCTCAGGGAGAGATCACTCCCCTCCTCCGCTGTTTACAGCGTCTTAAATTTCACTTCTTTCCACTGCACCTTGTAGGGGCCGGTGCCTTTCTTGATGCCGTGCACCTGGAAGCCGATGTAGCCTTCAGGGTCATTGGGTTGAGTGAAGTCAGCCGTTTTCACACCGTTCACAAAACTCTGGTAGTGGTCACCCTGCACCACGATGCGGTAGTGATTCCACTCTCCTTTTTTAAAGGCGGCCTTGGCTTCGTCCGTGCGGACAGCTTCCGTCTGAGTCAGGATGCTCCACCAGGTGCCGCGGCGAGCCTCATCGTAGAAGTCACCAGCCGTGCCGTTGATGGCGATCTCGCACTGAGGACCAAAGAGGCGGCCATCAGGAAGAGGCTTGCCGTTCTTACTTCCTTCGGGAGCAGGATCCCCTTCTTTCGCCAAGTGGCTGCGCACCTGGACACCGGAGTTCAGTTCATCATCCACCTTCACTTCAAATTGCAGTTCGAAATCTTTGAAGGGGCCTTTCGCCAGGAACGTATTGCCACTGCCTTCCACCGTGGTGCCGGTGAGAATGCCGTCTTTCACTTCATAAGTCGCCTGACCACTCACCACCTGGGCATCACCCAAGCCGTCTTTGAACCAATGCTGCCAGCCATCTTCGGCGTGCACGGAGAGGGAGAAAGTGGCCAGGAGGGAAAAAAGGATTGTCTTTTTCATGGGCGAAAAACAACGCCCGCCGAGCCGAAATCCATCTCCAAAGTGCCAAAAACACCATTTATTTAACTTATCTTAATAAAAAACGCGGATTTTAATGGGGTTAAAACCCAAAAATAACCCAGTTCCAACTTGAACAATCAAGTTGGATCGGTTTTAATGGCATTATATCCGGGTTTTTATCCCATGGCTCGTCCTTCAAACAGCTTCGATTCGGTCTCGATGACCATCGCAGTCACTCCCCAGATCAAAATGTATCTGGAGGATCTGACCCTCGATGGCACATACGGGAGCAGTCCAGCTGAGGCCGCGAGGCTCCTGATCAGCCAGGCGATAGAATCGAAGATCAAAGATGGGCTTCTGACTCGGAGGAAGTTCATGATTCAAGATGGCGATGTCGTGGCTCTGCCCCTTCCCGCCTAACCTCATTCCACACCCATGACGACGCAACACGATCTTCAGTCCTCCGAAACGCAGATGTTCACCACGCTGATGAGCCTGGAAATGACCGACCGCGATCGCAGTCCACGCGGTGGGTGGAAATCCGACACCCGGCTGGAAGTGCTGGCCCACGAAATCGTCCGCTACATGCCCGAACTCGCTCAGTTGCTGGTGCAGGATGGGAAGCGCAAACTGGCCGCCTGATCCTTACCGCCCTTCGTTTTCCCCATCCTCCCCCGGACATGAGGCCAACGTCATTGACGTTGGCCTTGTCATTTCCAGACACGGCGTGCATGTGTTCGGGGGGGATCGTTGATCGCTTCGACTTTCGATCCCCGCACACCGGAACCTCGCCTCTCATTTATCCATGGCCCTTCCCCTTTCCCACCTGACGCTGCCACTCTTGGCCGCTGCCGTTTGCCTTTCTTCATGTGCCACGGTCAAGCGCCTCACGCCGGATCTCCCCAAGATCCCGATGCCGTCTCTGCCCAAGTTCTCCACCTTGAAAAAAGTGACCCGTATTCTTCCGGGCATGCCTGATCACGACAAGGTGAACGATGAAGACCCGCAAATGCCCTTCAATGCCCGAGGCACCCTGGGCTATGGCCACTCCCTGCGTGTGCATGTGTATGAAGGCACACGCTCCACCAAACGCGTCTATAATGGCGTGGTCATGGTGGATGCCAAAGGCGTGGTCGATTTTGGCGATAAAATCGGCCGCACCCAGATCGGCGGTGCGCAGCTACCCAAAGCCGTGGAAGCCATCGCCGCAACCTTCCGGGTGGGCCTTCGCCTGAATCGCCCGCTGACCGTTCACATTCTTTCGGTGGAGGATGTGCCGGTGGTCTCCATCACCGGGGATGTGATCAAGGATGAATTCATCCCAGCCTGGGATGGCATGACCATTCAGCAGGCCGTCACCGTCGCCGGGGGCCGTAAGCTGGGCTCCACCAACCGTGGGGTTTACGTCATCCGGGAAGGAAATCGCCGCTTTTACTCCAGCCTCGAGGCAGCCACGGAGAAGACCGAACCCGAACCTGGAGACATCATTCACCTTTCCCCCGATTTTTAATTTCATGATCGAGCAAATCGGCGGCAACCCAGCCGCAAATCAAATCCCCATTGGCAATCTCTTCAAGAGCATCTCGATCCTTCGCATCGGCGCCGGAGTTCTGCTGCTCAGCCGCCACGGCTGGGTAGCCGCGCATGAAGCCTATGAGTTTCTCTGGGAGGAAAAGACCTGGAATTGGGTCAAAGCCTTCTCAGATGCAGGCCTGCCCATGCCCACGCTCCTAGCCCCTGCCGTGGCGATTACCATTGCGGCCGTCGCTGTGAGCTGGTGCCTAGGCTTCCTTACCCGCCTCTTTTCCGTCATCATGATGCCTGTGTTGATCGGCGTCATCATCAAAGGCACCTCAGCCGAGACAGAGATCGCCTGGCTTTATCTGCTCATTGCCTTCACGCTGCTCCTCTTCGGCTCAGGTGCCGTCTCCATCGACAAACTCTTCCGCCTGGGAGAGAACTGGGGACACTCTAAACCCAAGAAACGCTGGTAAAATCCCGGCCACTCCCGCATGCCGCCCTCCCCCTCCACCGCTCCAATCACCGAGCGAGTGCTCGCCATCGACCCCGCCCTGCGCAACACAGGCTGGGCGGTGCTGGAACAAACAGGACGCGACATCAAGCCACTCGCCTACGGGGTGATCTCGAATGCTCCCAAGCTGCTCCACTCTGGCTGCCTGGTGGCCATCCGAGAGCAACTCCAGGACGCCATTCGCCAGTATGCTCCGACGGTGTGTGCGATCGAGACCACCATTTATGTGCAGAGTTACAAGACCGCCATCGTGCTCGGCACCGCTCGCGCGGCCTGCCTCATCGCAGCCGCTGAGCACGGCATACCCATTTATGAGTATGCCCCGAAGGAGGTGAAACAGGCGGCCGTCGGCCGTGGGGCCGCGCAGAAAGATCAGGTGGCCTTCATGATCCGCAGCATGCTCCGGCTGCGTGAGACACCACCCGCCGATGCAGCGGATGCCTTAGCTGTAGGCATCGCCCACTTTCAGAACGCCAACGCAGGGGCCGCGCTCGCCCGCGAAGCCCGCCGGGTATAAACCGCGCTTACCCAGCACTTCTCCTGGTTTTAGTGAGCCTGACATTTTGACGGCCACGGAACTCCATCATTTTAAATCTGATCTTGCGGGAAAGAGGGGAGGCTCCATACTTCGCCTCTCCCGTGATGTCTCAGAAAGTTAAAGTCGCTGTCCTTGGAGCAAGTGGTTATTCCGGAATAGAACTGCTCCGGTTGTTACTGCGCCATCCTCATGCCGAACTCGTGGCCGTGACCTCGCGCACACTCGCTGGCAAAACCTTATCTGCGGAGTTTCCACGGTTTCGTAAAGTAGGCATCGCCGATCGCCTGACCTTTAGCAATCCTGATGCGGCCGCGCTGAAAGAAGCCGGCGCTGAAATCGCCTTTCTCGCCCTGCCCCATGGTGTGTCCGTGGAATACGCCAAGCCTCTGCTGGAGCTCGGCATCAAAGTCATCGACCTGAGTGCGGACTTCCGTCTGCGCAGTGCCGAGGTTTACAAGGAATTTTATGCGCATGAGCATCCCGCACCGGAATTGCTGAGCGAGGCCGTCTATGCCCTGCCAGAAATCCGGGCGGATGAAATCCAGAAAGCACGTCTCATCGCCTGCCCTGGCTGTTATCCCACCAGCATTTTACTGCCTCTCATTCCTCTTCTGAAGGCTGGCCTGTTGAGCGCAGACCCACTCGCTGTGTCCAGCATGAGCGGTGCTAGTGGTGCTGGCCGGAATGCCAACGTGTCCCTGCTTTTCTGCGAAGTGCAAAATAGCCTGCGCAGCTACAGCGTGCCTCAGCATCGTCACCTGAGCGAAATCGGGCAGGAGCTAGCCATCGCCGCAGGTCGTGAAGTGAAGCTGTCGTTTGTGCCCCATCTGGTGCCCGTGTATGCAGGCATCTGCACCACCACCTTTGCCTCCCTGGCCCCTGGCGTGACGCTGGAGCAGGTGGAGGCTGCTTTACAGCAAGCTTATGCCGACCAGCCCTTCGTGCGTCTGCTCGGCCGCAATCAATCCCCGGACACCAAGCATGTCATGGGCACGAATTTCATCGATATCGGTTGGGCGTTGGATCAGCGTGCAGGCCGTCTCATCCTCATGAGTGCTGAAGATAACATCGGCAAAGGCGCCTCAAGCCAGGCGATCCAGAATTTCAACCTTGTCTGCGGCTTTGATCCTGCTGCCGGGCTCCAGAGCGTATGATTGCTGACCTTGATCCATCTCGCGAACCCCGCGTTTCCTTTAAAGTCATCGAAGGCGGCGTCACCGCAGCCCACGGTTATCGTGCCGGGGCCATCTCCTGCGGCATCAAAAACCCTGACGTGAAACGTCTGGATTTGATGCTGATCGTCTCTGACACCCCCACCGTCACCGACGCTGTTTTCACCACGAATAAAGTGCGTGCCGCCTGCGTGCGTGTCTCCCAGCAGCACATCCGCGATGGCGACATCCGCGCCATCATCGCCAACAGTGGTAACGCCAACGCCTGCACCGGCCCGCAGGGCATCCAGGATGCCAAAGCCATGTGCAAAGCCACTGCGGAGGCCCTGGGCATCCGCATGCGTCAGGTGCAGGTCTGCTCCACCGGCATCATCGGCATGACCATGCCCATTCAGCGCATCACCCCACGCGTGGGTGAACTGGCAGCCGCCCTTTCCGAAACCGGCTCAGAAGACGCCTCCCGCGCCATCATGACCAGCGATACGAAGCCAAAGAGCTACGCCATCGAAGTCCCTTGCGGTGAAGGCAGCTTCCGCATCGGTGGCATCGCCAAAGGTGCCGGCATGATCTGCCCGAACATGGCCACCATGCTATGCTTCATCACCACCGACGCGAAGATCGCTCAGGATGAACTGAAGCGCGCCGTGCGCTGCGCCGTGGATCAATCGTTCAACTGCATCACCATCGATGGTGATACGAGCACGAATGACACCGTCATCGTGATGAGCAATGGCCAGGCGGATGCGCCTGAGATCAAGAAAGGCAGCGAAGAAGCGCAGACCTTCCGTCGCGCCCTGCACAAGGTCATGCTCGAGCTGGCCAAAATGATCGTCAGCGATGGCGAGCGCGTCACCAAGTTCGTCGAAATCCGCGTGCGCAATGCCCGCACTCAAGCTGATGCCAAAAAGGCCGCTGAAGCCGTGGCCAAGTCCATGCTGGTGAAATGCTCCTGGCACGGTAGTGACCCCAACTGGGGTCGTGTGATCCATGCGGTCGGCTACTCTGGAGCCCGCTTGCGGGAGGAACTCATCGACATTTACTTCGGCGGATTGATTGCCTGCAAAGGCGGACTGACCACCAATACCCCCATGACTGAGCTAGAGAAGGTGGTGAAAGAGCCCCGCTTCTCCGTCACCATCGACCTCAATCAAGGCAGCGCCAATCACACGGTCTACACCAGTGACCTGTCTGAGGAGTATGTGGACTTCAACGCCAGCGAATACTCCGCCGCCGTGCACGCCCGCCGTCAGAAGGGACTGGCGTGAAAGTGACTTCGTAGTGGTTTTTACTTGGAGAGGCGTCATCTCGATGGCACCTCGGGCCATGGACAGTGCTTGCCGACATGGGAAGCGTTGGAACTATGTGACCCAGCCCCATGCGTGACAATCCTTTGCGCTTGGCAGGGCCATGATGATTATCTAAACCATGCCATCTCATCCGATGCCTGTCCTTTCACACCGTGCTTTTTACTCGGCCATCGGCGTGCCGATGCTGATCCTTGCGGTGGGCTGGGCCTGGCTTTGGTCGCTGCGTTTTGTGAATGAGTTGGAGCCGCAGGGCTTGAAGTTGGAGTGGCGCTATGGCGGCTCCGGCTCGGTGCCATCCCTGGCGGTTTGGTTGAAGGAGCCAGGTGGTTCCCGGCGGATCGAGCCGATCCTCCTGGGAGGGTTGAGTCATCCGCGAGTTCGGTTTGAAGACCGTAATGGCGATGGCCAAAAGGACATCGTTTTCAGCAATGATGCCGACCCGGAAGGTCAGACTGTGCTCTTCTTTCCAGCTACCGAAACGGAAATCGCGAGACTGATCCCGATGCAGGTGGCCAGGCCTTGAGAAGGAGCGCGGACTTCAGTCCGCAGCAGGTCGATTGCTCGTGATGTCTTGAGCTTTTCCCTGAGAGCAATTCTCAACGGCGTTCTGAGCAAACCCCACAGGACCCATGAGATGCCTAACTAAGTTAAGTTAGGCCAGTCTCTTCCACGCTGAGTTCATCACTTACGGCGTGCTGCGATTTCGCGGTCACGTTTGATCTTCTCATACCCCACCTTGATGAATTCGATGTCGCGGGCATGAGCGCGGCAGTCTTCCATCGTGATGAAATCATAACTCAGCAGGTGCAGGAGGCTATCATCAATGGTGTGCATGCCATCCCGCCCGCCGATTTGGATCAAGCTGGCAAGCTGCTGCAGACGTTGATCTCGAATGCAACTGGAGATGGCAGAGTTCATCAGCATTACCTCTGTCGCCATCACGCGTCCTTCACCATCTGGGCGGCGGATCAGGTGCTGGCTGATGATTCCCCGAAGGCAGTGGCTGAGCTGAGAAGCCACGTAGTCCTGTTGCTCCTTGGGGAAACTATCGAGGATACGCGTAATCGTGCTCGGCACATCCATGGTATGCAGGGTGCTGATGACGAGGTGGCCGGTCTCTGCGGCGGTCAATGCCGTGCGGATCGTCTCCAGATCTCGCAACTCACTCACGGTGATCACGTTCACATCCTGACGCAGAGCGCTCTTCATCGCACGGGCGAACTCATGAGTATCAAACCCCACCTGCCGCTGGCGGATGAGGCTCTGACCATGCTTAAATACAAACTCGATCGGATCTTCAATCGTCACGATATTGCAGGAGCGCTCACGTGCGATGGTCTGAGTCATGCTGCACAAGGTGGTGGTTTTACCACTGTTGCTGACGCCAGTGACGAGGATCAAGCCGTCCTTGAATTGGCACATGCCCTGCACATTCGGGCCATGGCCTAGATGGGGCAGTTCTGGGATGCTATCGGGGATGTAACGGAAGTTCCCTTCGATCTTGCCCATGGCAAAACAGGCATTGCCACGAAAGCGCCCGAGATTTTCCACCTCGATGGCGAAGTCCAGCTCCCACTCTTCTTCCAACTTCGCACGCTGGGTATCCTTCAAACTGCCCAGCATCAGTTCACGAACATCCAAGGCATCGAAGATTTCATCCGTCACAGGAGTCATTCGCCCGTGCAGACGCATGGTCGGAGGAGCCCCTGGAGAAAGATGGAGATCGGATGCACCGGCCTGCATGGCCATGGCAAGGTATTCAATGAGATCGTATTGACGCATGGGATAACTAAAAATTCTTCAACAATGCAAACAGCCGGGTTTCTTTTGTCCAGCCTTCGTTCAGCAGCGGAACGGCCTAGGTGATGCCGCGTGCGGCGCGTTTGAACTCCGTTTCGTTGCCGCTAGCCAGGATGGCTTCAGCCTCGGTGATCAGTCCCGCTTCATAAGCGAGCACAATGTTTGTCAGGAAGGTGATACAGTTCGGATCATTACCGCGCTGCATGTAATTGCGGATGTGATCCGTCTCATGTCGGGCGATCCAGGGACGCACCGCCCCTCCGTTTTCCAAATGCTCCACCAGGAGATGCACACCCCCATCCATACGGGGAATAAGTTTCTGACAGAGCGCACCAATGAGCTGCTGAGACAACAGATGCAAACCCAGCCCCGCCTGATCTGGCGGGAAAAGATGCGCGATACGATCGATCGCATCCACGACGCTGTCACTGTGCACCGAGGCCAACACAAGATGCCCGGTTTCACTGGCCTGGAGTGTGATCAACGCGGTCTCCAGATCGCGAATTTCCCCCACCATGATCACATCCGGTGCCTGCCGCATCGCTCCACGAACGCCACGGGCATAGCTGAGGGTATCTCGCCCCACATCCCGCTGGGTGAACATGGAGACTTTATTCGTGTAGATGAACTCCACCGGATCTTCGATGGTCACGATGTGACGCGCCATGTTCTCATTCATCCACTGGAGCAGACCTGCCATCGTCGTGCTCTTGCCCATGCCTGTTGGTCCCGTGATCAGGATCAGACCTCGCGTGCGTTGAGCCCATTTCGTCAGCAGCCAATCAGGCACCCCCAAAGTGGATAACACGGGCAGGTCGGTGCGGATACGACGCATCACCGCTCCCAGCCTGCCCAGAGCCTTATGCAAATTCACGCGATAACGTGTGCGACTGGCGGAAACGAGGCCCGAATCGCGATCCGTTTCGCCATCTGGACTCACACCACAAGCCAGCCAGAGCCCCGCCAATTGCGTCAACTCCAGAGGCTCCTCACCGACCAGCATGATCTGCTCTCGGATCTTCATGCGGGGAATCTCCCCTTCCATCAAAAACACGTCACTGGCCTGATGTTCATCTGCGGATTGGAGAATATCGTCTAAGGAGAGCGGCATAGAGATTATTCATAAAATCAGTATCTGGTGATTTGTCGAGGCAGATGTTCCGTCACATCGGCAACTTTCTGCGAAAACCTCCGGTAAAAGCCACCCTCCAAAAGGGTGAACAAAAAGACACTTGCCAAAAATCTGTCCTTTGAGTTAGATACCAACTGGTTTGTATGTCACAAAAACCCAAACACACCCGTAATCCCGCTGAAACTCGGCAAAAGCTGCTTGGGGCGACCTTGCACCTGATGCTCCGCCAGGGATATGCCGCCACGACCGTGGATCAAATTTGCGCTGAGGCCGCGCTTACCAAAGGCAGCTTTTTTCACTACTTTGAAAGCAAAGAGGCCATCGCCAAAGCCGCTGTCGATGCCTTCGCGCAGATGGGGACGGATATGTATTCCCCCGCCTGGCAGGACGCGAGCCAGGATCCTCTGGAGCAACTTCACCACCTGCTGGACATCATGATCACGTTCAACCAGCGGCCGGATCAACCCTGCGTCTGCATGGTCGGCATGATGTCCCAGGAGCTCGCCGCGGTGAATGACGACATGCGCACGGCTTGCCAGGGGCATCTGCAAGATTGGGCGGACCGGGTGACTCTGATGCTGACGGCGGCCAAGAAGATCCATCGGGTGAAGGTGGATTTCGATCCCGATCAGGTCGCTTGGTTTCTCAATAGCCTCTGGCAGGGCTCCATGCTTATCGGGAAGACCCGCAGCTCTCCCGAGATGATCATCGCCAACATCGAACTCGCTCGCGGCTACGTCATGAGCCTCTTCGAAAACCCGCCACGTTCAGCGATGGCGAAGACCCTCGCGAAAAAAAAATCAAAACCTGTGTCCTCGCTGTCCTGAGCCCACTCGCTGGTTCGTCATCTCTTTGAACACGCGCCTCAAAACCGCTGGTCCCTCACCCTCGATTCGCCGTATGAACACCCCACCTCCAGTTCCACATCCAGGTCATCTCCTCCTCTTCCGCACCACCGGATGGCAGCAGAATCTCTCTCCCGATGAAATGCAGCAGATCATGACCAAAACCATGGCGTGGTTTGAGCGCTTGAGTGAGCAAGGTAAGTTCAAAGCCGGGCAGCCTCTCTTTGAAGAAGGTAAGATCATCTCCGGGAAAAAGGGCAGCCAGGTGGCTGATGGGCCATTTGCCGAGTCGAAGGAAACCATCGCCGGGTATCTCTGGCTGGCAGTGGATACGCTGGATGAAGCCGTCCGCATCGCTCAAGAGTGGCCGATGCTGGAGTGCGGCTGCACCCTGGAAGTGCGCCCTGTGGCCCCCGAGTGCCCGAGCTTCAAACGCATCCGGGAAGAGCAGAATCAAAACGCCCTCGCCGCCTAACTTAGGATGAGAAAACCACCGCCAGCCTCACCCACGGACGGCTCTCAGGTGCATCACCTGACCGAGCACCTCTTCCGCCATGAAGCGGGGCGGTTGGTTTCCATCCTCACCGGCATCTTTGGCATCCATCGTCTCCAACTGGCGGAGGATGTCGTGCAGGAGGCCTTGGCACGTGCCTTACAGACTTGGCCGTTTTATGGCATCCCTGCCAATCCCGCCGCCTGGCTGATGCAGACCGCTCGCCATCTCGCCTTGGACATCATCCGCAGGGAGAGCAGCTTCATCGAGAAACAACCGCGCATCATCGAGTTCATCGAACAACGGATGGCGGAAGACACTTCAACGAGTGAGCCGCGCTTCGATGAAGAGATCAAGGATGATCGACTGAGGCTGATGTTCGCCTGCTGCCACCCGGTGCTTCCCCAAGAAGCCCAGACGGCTCTAGCTCTCAAAGTTCTTTGCGGTTTCAGCCCTCTGGAGATCGCTCATGCCTTCCTGACCAGCGAGGCGGCGGTGGCCAAACGACTCACCCGAGCTCGTCAGCGGCTACAGGAGGAGAATGTGGTCTTCGAGATTCCTTCAGGGGTCGAACTCCCCTCCAGGCTCGATGCGGTGCTCCAGATCATTTACCTGCTTTTTAACGAAGGCTACAAGGCCTCCAGTGGTGATTGCCTGATCCGCGAGGAACTCTGCACGGAGGCCATCCGCCTAGCTACCCTGCTGGCCGAACATCCCGCCGGAAATCAACCCCGCACCCATGCCCTGCTCGCCCTGATGCTGCTCAATGGTGCACGTCTGGCCGCCAGACTGGATGAGGCGGGTCAAATTTTACGCCTGAATGAACAGGACCGCCGACGCTGGGACGCCGAAATGATCCAGCGGGGTGTTTTACATCTCGGCCACTCCGCGCGTGGAGATCAGGCCAGCGAATATCACCTCCAGGCGGCCATTGCCGCGTGCCATTCGTTGGCTCCCGATGCCGCTTCCACCGACTGGCCACGCATCCTGCGGCTCTATGATCATCTGCTTCAGCTCAATAACTCTCCGGTCATCGCTTTAAACCGAGCCGTGGCCCTGGCCCGGGTCAACGGTCCCGAACAAGGCATCGCCGCAGTCGAGTCCATTCTCGATCGCCAACCGCTCGACTCGTATCATCTCTTCCACGCCGTGCTGGGTGAGCTGGAGGCACAGAGGCAGGAGTTTCAATCCGCCGTCACTCATTTACGCCAAGCGCTGCAACTCGCGCAGATGGCGTCCGAGCGAATGCTCTTGAGCCAGCGCATTCGCGACATGGAAGAGCAGCTCACTTGACCCACCTCCGCTCATTCAGATCTCCCCACCACTCCCTTCACCTCCATCCTCATCCCACTCCTATGTTCAAGAAAATCCTCATCGTTCTGGCTCTCGCCATCATCGCTCTCGTCGTCGTCATCCAGCGCCAGCCGGATGAATTCACCGTGACCCGCTCGACCGTCATGGACGCCTCTCCCCAAGCTGTTTATGAACAGGTCAATGATCTCCATCAATGGCAGGACTGGTCTCCCTGGGCCAAGCTCGATCCGCAAGCGACCGCCACCTTCACAGGCCCTGCCACGGGTGAAGGCTCCTCCTTCGCCTGGTCAGGCAACAACGAGGTCGGCGAAGGCAAACAAACGATTGTGGAAAGTCGGCCCGGTGAACTCGTGCGGTTCAAACTGGAGTTCATCCGCCCTTTTGCAGGAACCAATGACGTGGACTTCACCTTCAAGCCCGAAGGCACCGGCACGCGTGTGACCTGGACCATGTCCGGCAAGGCCAACTTCATCAGCAAGACCATGGGCCTTGTCATGGATTGCGACAAGATGTGCGGCGACTTCTTTGTGCAGGGTTTAGCCAATCTCAAAGCCATCGT is from Prosthecobacter debontii and encodes:
- a CDS encoding SRPBCC family protein, with protein sequence MFKKILIVLALAIIALVVVIQRQPDEFTVTRSTVMDASPQAVYEQVNDLHQWQDWSPWAKLDPQATATFTGPATGEGSSFAWSGNNEVGEGKQTIVESRPGELVRFKLEFIRPFAGTNDVDFTFKPEGTGTRVTWTMSGKANFISKTMGLVMDCDKMCGDFFVQGLANLKAIVETAPKA
- a CDS encoding RNA polymerase sigma factor, which gives rise to MRKPPPASPTDGSQVHHLTEHLFRHEAGRLVSILTGIFGIHRLQLAEDVVQEALARALQTWPFYGIPANPAAWLMQTARHLALDIIRRESSFIEKQPRIIEFIEQRMAEDTSTSEPRFDEEIKDDRLRLMFACCHPVLPQEAQTALALKVLCGFSPLEIAHAFLTSEAAVAKRLTRARQRLQEENVVFEIPSGVELPSRLDAVLQIIYLLFNEGYKASSGDCLIREELCTEAIRLATLLAEHPAGNQPRTHALLALMLLNGARLAARLDEAGQILRLNEQDRRRWDAEMIQRGVLHLGHSARGDQASEYHLQAAIAACHSLAPDAASTDWPRILRLYDHLLQLNNSPVIALNRAVALARVNGPEQGIAAVESILDRQPLDSYHLFHAVLGELEAQRQEFQSAVTHLRQALQLAQMASERMLLSQRIRDMEEQLT